GTGACGAAGAGGGGCGGTTTTGAAAGCCTGCAGAGAGCCGGCGGACGGTGCAAGCCGGAGGCGGACAAAGCCAATGCCCTATGGCTTCCGAGCCGGAGCTTCGAACCGCGCTTGCGGCGTAGGGGTTTCCCGAGTTCTGCTGCGTAAGTGCAGGAGAGGTTAACGCCTCCGTGAGCGGCGCTTCGGCGCAATTTGAGTGGTACCGCGGGTATTCTCCCGTCTCAAAGCCTGAGACGGGTTTTCTTTTTATTTTATATATGGAGGGATTTTTATGATGAGCAAGCTGGATACAATATGCGTTCAGGGCGGTTACACACCGGGCAACGGAGAACCAAGACAAATTCCCATAATTCAGAGCACCACGTTTAAGTACGCGACAAGTGAAGCAATGGGCAAGCTGTTTGACCTTGAAGCAAGCGGGTATTTCTACACGCGTCTTCAGAATCCGACAAACGATTACGTCGCGGCAAAAATCTGCGAGCTTGAAGGCGGCTCGGCGGCAATGCTTACTTCGTCCGGACAGGCAGCAAATTTCTTCGCAATTTTTAATATCTGCAGCTGCGGAGATCACCTTGTAGCTTCTTCTTCAATTTACGGCGGAACGTTTAATTTGATTTCCGTAACGCTTGCAAAAATGGGGATTGAAGTAACGTTTGTCAGTCCCGACTGCACGCGTGAAGAACTGGACGCAGCCTTCAGACCGAATACAAAATGCGTTTTCGGCGAGACTATTGCCAATCCGGCGCTGACTGTGCTTGACATTGAGCTTTTCGCAAAGGCGGCGCACGACCACGGCGTTCCTCTTATTATTGACAACACTTTCCCCACTCCTGTAAATTGCAGGCCTATCGAATGGGGCGCAGATATCGTCACTCATTCAACGACAAAATATATGGACGGGCACGGCTCGGCAGTCGGCGGCGCAATTGTTGACGCCGGAAAGTTTGACTGGTTCAAATATGCGGACAAGTTCCCAGGGCTGACGACACCTGACGAAAGCTATCACGGCATAACCTACGCCGAAAAATTCGGGCTCGGCGGCGCTTTCATTACAAAGTGTGTAGCGCAGCTCATGCGCGACTTCGGAGCCCAGCAGGCGCCTCAGCAGGCGTTTATTCTCAACCTCGGGCTTGAAAGTCTTCACGTCCGCATGGCTAAGCACTGCGAAAACGGAC
The DNA window shown above is from Candidatus Equadaptatus faecalis and carries:
- a CDS encoding O-acetylhomoserine aminocarboxypropyltransferase/cysteine synthase; its protein translation is MMSKLDTICVQGGYTPGNGEPRQIPIIQSTTFKYATSEAMGKLFDLEASGYFYTRLQNPTNDYVAAKICELEGGSAAMLTSSGQAANFFAIFNICSCGDHLVASSSIYGGTFNLISVTLAKMGIEVTFVSPDCTREELDAAFRPNTKCVFGETIANPALTVLDIELFAKAAHDHGVPLIIDNTFPTPVNCRPIEWGADIVTHSTTKYMDGHGSAVGGAIVDAGKFDWFKYADKFPGLTTPDESYHGITYAEKFGLGGAFITKCVAQLMRDFGAQQAPQQAFILNLGLESLHVRMAKHCENGQAVAEFLESHPKVKKVSYCGLPSDKYYKTAQKYLPKGSCGVVSFELEGRAAAEKFMAALKLAAIETHVADARTCCLNPATSTHRQMTDEQLETAGIPAGLVRMSCGLEAKEDLIADIKQALEKC